A DNA window from Helianthus annuus cultivar XRQ/B chromosome 15, HanXRQr2.0-SUNRISE, whole genome shotgun sequence contains the following coding sequences:
- the LOC110911212 gene encoding ribonucleoside-diphosphate reductase small chain, which produces MPSIPEDPILTPNPDRFCMFPIQYPQIWEMYKKAEASFWTAEEVDLSQDQQHWDSLTDNERHFITHVLAFFAASDGIVLENLAGRFMKEVQISEARAFYGFQIAIENIHSEMYSLLLESYIKDSVEKNRLFRAIETIPCVQKKANWAMKWIDGSESFAERIIAFACVEGIFFSGSFCAIFWLKKRGLMPGLTFSNELISRDEGLHCDFACLLYKLLNTKLSEERVKGIVADAVEIEREFVCDALPCGLVGMNGGLMSQYIEFVADRLLGSLGCEKLYGVSNPFDWMELISLQGKTNFFEKRVGEYQKASVMSNLNGNGDTHVFKMDEDF; this is translated from the coding sequence ATGCCTTCAATCCCAGAAGACCCAATCCTAACCCCAAACCCCGACAGATTCTGCATGTTCCCAATCCAATACCCACAAATCTGGGAAATGTACAAAAAGGCCGAAGCCTCATTCTGGACCGCAGAAGAAGTCGACTTATCACAAGACCAACAACACTGGGACTCCTTAACCGACAACGAACGTCACTTCATTACTCACGTACTCGCCTTCTTCGCTGCATCAGACGGCATTGTATTGGAAAACCTCGCTGGCCGCTTCATGAAAGAAGTACAGATCTCCGAGGCGCGTGCCTTTTACGGCTTTCAAATCGCGATTGAGAATATCCACTCTGAAATGTACAGTTTGCTGTTGGAATCGTACATCAAAGATTCTGTTGAAAAAAACCGTTTGTTCCGTGCTATTGAGACAATACCATGTGTACAGAAAAAGGCGAATTGGGCGATGAAGTGGATCGACGGTTCAGAATCGTTTGCAGAGAGAATAATTGCCTTTGCCTGTGTTGAAGGAATATTCTTTTCTGGTAGCTTTTGTGCTATTTTCTGGTTGAAGAAGCGTGGGTTGATGCCGGGTTTAACGTTCTCGAACGAGTTGATATCGCGAGACGAGGGTTTGCATTGCGATTTCGCTTGCTTGCTGTATAAGTTGTTGAATACAAAGTTGAGTGAGGAGCGGGTGAAAGGGATTGTGGCGGATGCGGTGGAGATTGAGAGGGAGTTTGTTTGTGATGCCTTACCCTGTGGGTTGGTTGGGATGAATGGTGGGTTGATGAGTCAGTATATTGAGTTTGTTGCGGATAGGTTGCTGGGGTCGTTAGGATGTGAGAAATTGTATGGCGTGTCGAATCCGTTTGATTGGATGGAGTTGATTTCGTTGCAGGGGAAGACGAATTTTTTTGAGAAGAGGGTTGGGGAGTATCAGAAGGCCTCGGTTATGTCGAATTTGAATGGAAATGGGGATACTCATGTGTTCAAGATGGATGAAGATTTTTAA